Genomic window (Marinobacter fonticola):
CGCATCGTCGTCATCGGCTACCGTGTGGTCACGGCTTACTGGCGTCATCAAGCCGAGCAGGGTTTCTACAATAACGTGGCCAAAGGCGGCCGCGTGGAGCATGGGCCAGTCCCCAAAGCGGCGACCGATCTCGCTCTGCGCGTTGCCCGGGAGCTTGGCGTCGATCACGCCGGTTTCGATGTGGCCATGGTGGGCGGGCACCCGTACCTGCTGGAGTTTAATCGCCTGTTCGGCAACCAGGGCCTGCAAGGTGGCATGCTGCGTGAGGCCATCCTCGACTACCTACAGCGGGAGGCCTCTCCCCAGGACCCGGACGGACCACCTCCGCCCCAGGAGCTGTTCCCCATCGCGGTCTGAACGATGGAGCCTCTGGATAATGCCAGGCTGCGCGTTTTGCGTGGCCTGTACATTATTGTCAAACCCGTCTCGTATAGCCTAGAAAGCCCTTAAATTGAGGCACCCAGCCAACCAACCTAAGGGATTGTGCGTATCTACGTTAATGATTCGAGAAGTTATATATGAGCGTTTGGATGGATCCGGCCTTCCGGTTGGGATGACCAAACCGCTCCAATTGCCCTCTGCGGGAACCGAGGCTTGTGTAGCTGCCTAATCTTTCCGCTATACTCTGGCGCTTATCCATAATCAAGTGACGAAAAACACAGGGAACCCCTCATGCGCACCGCGTCCCGCTTTGCCATTGTCATCGTTGTTCTGGTGGTCGTTCTTGGCGGCATTTTCGGTTATACCTTCCATCGATTCGGGAAAATGCAGGAGCAAATGTCCCAGCCCCAGCCGCCCGCTATTGTAGAAGCGACAACCGCCCAGAGTGACACCTGGATCCAGGCCATCAAAGCCGTCGGCAGCATTACCGCCATTAATGGTGTCGAGATTGCCAATGAAGTGGCCGGGGTGGTTGAATCCGTTGGCTTCGAATCGGGCGACCGGGTAAAGAAGGGCGACACCCTGTTGCGGATGGATACGTCTACCGACGAGGCGGCACTCCGGACCCAGCGGGCCGACGCGCAACTGGCACAACAGCAGTTCGACCGAAATGCAAACCTGCTGCCCAAGCGCGCGGTGTCCCAGGCTCAATACGATGAAGCTAAGGCTAACATGGAAGCGGCACAGGCCCGCGTGAACGAAGCAGAGGCCCAGCTCCAGAAGAAAGTTATCAAGGCCCCGTTCGATGGCACGCTGGGCCTGCGCCTCGTGGATCAGGGGCAATACCTGGGTGTCGGCACCTCAATCGTCGAGATCAACATGCTGGACCCGATCTACGTCGACTACACCCTCCCTGAAAAAGAACTAGCCAACGTCGATGTGGGACACGATGTCATCGCCACCGTCGCCGCCGTGCCCAACAAGTCCTTCCGCGGCAAGGTCAGCGCTATCAACAGCTCGGTTAACCCGCAAACACGCACGGTCCGCATCCGCGCCACCCTGCCCAACCCGGAGCAGGCGTTGCGGCCAGGCATGTTCGCGACGATCCAGACCGTTCGCCCGGAAGACCGCGACGTGGTGACCTTACCGCGTACCGCCATCTCTTTTAATACGTACGGCGACTTCGTTTACGTCTTAAAGAAGAACGATCAGGACCAACTGGTAACCGAGCGCCGTGGCGTGGAAACCGGGGGAACCCGAGAAGGTCGCGTGGAGGTCACCCAGAACCTGGACGCCGGCGAACGAGTTGTCGCCACAGGCCTGCTGCGACTGCGCGCCGACCAGCCGGTCAAGCTCGCGTCGGAAGAGGACACCTCATCATCCGCGAAACCGGGTGAATCCAGTGGCGGGGAGGCCGGCAACTGATGCGTTTCACGGACATATTCGTACACCGTCCTGTCCTGTCGACGGTTGTCAGTCTGCTGATCCTATTGCTAGGTGTACGCGCCGCCATGGATATGGAAGTGCGCGAATACCCGCAGCTGGAGAGCACGACCGTCACGGTGACCACCGCCTATCCCGGCGCCAGCTCGGACCTGATCAAGGGCTTTATTACCACGCCCTTGCAGCAGGCCATCGCCGAAGCCAGCGGCATCGACTACCTCACATCTACCAGCTCCCAAGGCACGTCGACCATCGAAGCCCACATGGAGCTGAACTACGACGCCAACGCCGCGCTGGCGGAGATCCAGGCCAAAGTGGCCAGTCAGCGCAACGTGCTGCCGGAAGACGCCCAGGACCCGGTAATCACCTCCACCACCGGTGACAGCACGGCGCTGATGTACATCGCCTTCTACAGCGAAACCATGCCGGTGCCGCGAATCACCGACTACCTGACCCGCGTGGTTCAGCCCAAGCTCCAGGCTCTCTCCGGCGTGGGCAAGGCCGAACTGCTGGGACGAACCTTCGCACTGCGGGTTTGGCTCGATCCGCAGCGTCTGTCGGCGGTCGACATGACCGCCAGCGAAGTGGTTCAAGTTCTACTCAATAACAACTACCAGGCCGCAGTTGGCAACACCAAGGGCGAATTGGTCCAGATCAGCCTCACCAGCGATACGGATGTGGGCAGCCTTGAGCAATTCCAGGACCTGGTCATTAAAGAATACGAAGGCTCGCTGATCCGGCTGCAGGATATCGCCCGAGTCGAGCTGGGTGCCGAAAGCTACGAGAACCTGGCGCTCTACAAAGGCCAGCCGTCCACCTACGTCGCCATCGAAATGTCCCCTGGGGCCAATCCGCTGACGGTCGCGGAGCTGGTCAAGAACGAGCTGCCGGGCATCGAAGCCCAACTGCCGTCCGAACTCAAAGTGGAACTGCCGTACGACGCCTCCGAGTTTATCGAGGATTCCATCAACGAAGTGGTTCAGACGCTGGGCGAAGCGATCATCATCGTTCTCGTGGTGGTTTTCCTATGCCTCGGCTCCTTGCGGGCTGCGATCGTCCCCTCTGTGGCGGTGCCGCTATCGATTGTTGGTGGCGCCTTTATCATGCTGATGCTCGGCTACTCACTGAACCTGATGACGCTGCTCTCCATGGTTCTCGCCATCGGCCTGGTGGTGGACGACGCGATCATCGTGGTGGAAAACGTCCATCGTCACATCGAGGCGGGTGAATCCAAATTCGATGCCGCAATCAACGGCGCGCGTGAAATGGCCACGCCGATCATCGCGATGACCACGACCCTGGTGGCGGTCTATGCACCCATCGGTTTTATGGGCGGCTTGGTCGGCTCGCTGTTCACCGAGTTCGCCTTCACTCTGGCCGGCACGGTGGTGATTTCAGGCATCGTGGCGCTGACGCTCTCGCCGATGCTATCGGGCAAGGTGCTCAAACCTCACGGTCAGCCGACCAAGTTTGAATCCAAGGTAGAGAACTTTTTCAACGGCTTGGCGAACGGCTATAGCCGGGCGCTGGCTTCAACCCTGGAAACAAAGTCGGTCACCATTTTCTTCGCCTTGGTGCTGCTGGTATCGATCTACGGCATGGTCTCACTGAGCCAGAACGAACTGGCGCCGAACGAAGACCAGGGCATCCTGCTGTTCCAGGGTACCGGCCCGCAGACATCGACCTTGGATTACCTACAAAAGTACGGTGCCGAGATGCAGTCCTTGATGGAAGAGCTGCCCGGCTACGACGAGACCTTCATGCTGCTGGGCGTCACCAGCCCCAACGCCGTCTTTGGGGGCTTCAAGATGAAGCCCTGGAGCGAGCGAGAGGTATCCCAGTTCGCGGTCCAGCCGCAGTTACAGCAAAAACTGCAACAGGTCACCGGCTTGCAGACCGCTGTTTTCCCGATTCCGGCCCTGCCCGGTTCCAGTGGCGGCCTGCCGTTCCAGTTCGTGATTACGACCGGCGCCAGCTATGACCAACTGGACGGCGTGGCGGACCAGCTACTGGGCAAGGCGATGGAGAGCGGTAACTTCATGTTCGTGCGCAAGTCGATCGAGATCGACCGGCCGATCACGACCATCAAGGTGGACCGGGATCGCGTAGCGGATTTAGGTCTGTCCATGCAGGACATCGGTCAGGCGATGTCGAGCATGCTCGGCGGCGGCTACATCAACCGCTTCAATATGGAAGGCCGCTCTTACCAGGTCATCCCCCAGGCCGAACGCTATGCCCGGGAGGATTTGGAAAAGCTGAACGAGTACTACATCCGTGCGGACTCGGGCGAACTGGTGCCGCTCTCCAGCGTTATTACCTTCGAGGAAGGTGTGGAGCCGTCCCAGCGCACCCAGTTCAACCAACAGAACTCGCTAACGCTGGAAGGCATTCCCATTGTGCCGATGGGCCAGGCCATCGATTCCTTGACCCAGGCCGCAGACGAGATTTTCCCCCAGGGCTTCACCTACGATTTCAAAGGGGATTCCCGCCAGTACGTGCAGCAAGGCAGCGCGTTGGCTGTGACGTTCTTCCTGTCCCTGTTGGTAATCTACCTTGTACTCGCGGCGCAATTCGAAAGCTGGCGTGACCCGTTTATCATCCTGGTCTCGGTCCCCATGTCGGTGGCCGGTGCCATGGCGTTTATCGTGACCGGCTTCACCACCATGAACATCTACACCCAGGTGGGCCTGATCACCCTGATCGGCGTGGTGTCGAAGAACGGTATCCTGATCGTGGAGTTC
Coding sequences:
- a CDS encoding efflux RND transporter periplasmic adaptor subunit; the encoded protein is MRTASRFAIVIVVLVVVLGGIFGYTFHRFGKMQEQMSQPQPPAIVEATTAQSDTWIQAIKAVGSITAINGVEIANEVAGVVESVGFESGDRVKKGDTLLRMDTSTDEAALRTQRADAQLAQQQFDRNANLLPKRAVSQAQYDEAKANMEAAQARVNEAEAQLQKKVIKAPFDGTLGLRLVDQGQYLGVGTSIVEINMLDPIYVDYTLPEKELANVDVGHDVIATVAAVPNKSFRGKVSAINSSVNPQTRTVRIRATLPNPEQALRPGMFATIQTVRPEDRDVVTLPRTAISFNTYGDFVYVLKKNDQDQLVTERRGVETGGTREGRVEVTQNLDAGERVVATGLLRLRADQPVKLASEEDTSSSAKPGESSGGEAGN
- a CDS encoding efflux RND transporter permease subunit — its product is MRFTDIFVHRPVLSTVVSLLILLLGVRAAMDMEVREYPQLESTTVTVTTAYPGASSDLIKGFITTPLQQAIAEASGIDYLTSTSSQGTSTIEAHMELNYDANAALAEIQAKVASQRNVLPEDAQDPVITSTTGDSTALMYIAFYSETMPVPRITDYLTRVVQPKLQALSGVGKAELLGRTFALRVWLDPQRLSAVDMTASEVVQVLLNNNYQAAVGNTKGELVQISLTSDTDVGSLEQFQDLVIKEYEGSLIRLQDIARVELGAESYENLALYKGQPSTYVAIEMSPGANPLTVAELVKNELPGIEAQLPSELKVELPYDASEFIEDSINEVVQTLGEAIIIVLVVVFLCLGSLRAAIVPSVAVPLSIVGGAFIMLMLGYSLNLMTLLSMVLAIGLVVDDAIIVVENVHRHIEAGESKFDAAINGAREMATPIIAMTTTLVAVYAPIGFMGGLVGSLFTEFAFTLAGTVVISGIVALTLSPMLSGKVLKPHGQPTKFESKVENFFNGLANGYSRALASTLETKSVTIFFALVLLVSIYGMVSLSQNELAPNEDQGILLFQGTGPQTSTLDYLQKYGAEMQSLMEELPGYDETFMLLGVTSPNAVFGGFKMKPWSEREVSQFAVQPQLQQKLQQVTGLQTAVFPIPALPGSSGGLPFQFVITTGASYDQLDGVADQLLGKAMESGNFMFVRKSIEIDRPITTIKVDRDRVADLGLSMQDIGQAMSSMLGGGYINRFNMEGRSYQVIPQAERYAREDLEKLNEYYIRADSGELVPLSSVITFEEGVEPSQRTQFNQQNSLTLEGIPIVPMGQAIDSLTQAADEIFPQGFTYDFKGDSRQYVQQGSALAVTFFLSLLVIYLVLAAQFESWRDPFIILVSVPMSVAGAMAFIVTGFTTMNIYTQVGLITLIGVVSKNGILIVEFANQLQHDKGLNKLKAVIEASSIRLRPIIMTSLALIVAMVPLLIAVGPGAQSRFAIGLTIATGLGIGTLFTLFVLPAFYVLLAKDHNASRDEGAKANAEPAQSP